A window of Microbispora hainanensis genomic DNA:
TGGCCGTCCTGGGGCTGATCCCCGGCGACGAGGTGTTCTTCTCCGAGACCGCCGGAATCGACTGGAACGTCATCTTCCTGCTGCTCGGCATGATGATCATCGTCGGCGTCGTCAAGCACACGGGAGTCTTCGACTACCTCGCCATCTGGGCGGCCAAGAAGTCCAAGGGACGGCCCTACCGGCTGATGGTCATGCTGATGATCATCACCGCGATCGCCTCGCCGTTCCTGGACAACGTCACCACGATCATGCTGGTCGCGCCGGTCACCGTGGTCGTCTGCAACCGGCTCGGCATCCCGGCTCAGCCATACCTCATCGCCGAGGTCCTGGCGTCCAACATCGGCGGCGCGGCGACGCTCATCGGCGACCCGCCCAACATCATCATCGGCAGCCGCGCCGGGCTGACGTTCAACGACTTCCTGGTCCACATGGCGCCGATCGTGGTCGTCGTCTTCGTGGTGTTCGTGCTGCTCACCCGGGTGCTGTTCCGCAGGTCGTTCCGCTACTCGCCGGAACGGGTGGCCGCGGTGATGGCGCTGCAGGAACGGCGGGCGATCACCGACCCGCGCCTGCTCACGCGATGCATGGTCGTGCTCGGCGGGGTGGTCGCCGCGTTCTGCCTGCACCCCGTGCTGCACGTGGAGCCGTCGATCGTCGCCCTGGTGGGTGCCGGGGTGATGCTGCTGGTGTCCCGCGCCGACGTGCCCGACGTCCTGCGCGAGGTCGAGTGGGGCACCCTGGTCTTCTTCATGGGCCTGTTCGTCATGGTCGCCGGCCTGGTGAACACGGGCGTCATCGCCACGATGGGCGGCTGGGCCGTCGGCGCGCTCGGCGGCGACCACTTCCTGTCGGCCACGGCGCTGCTGTTCGGTTCGGGCGTGCTCGGCGCGTTCTTCGACAACATCCCCTACGTCGCCACGATGGTGCCCGTCGTCGAGGAGATGGTCGCCCAGACGCCGGATCCGAAGACCGGGCAGGCACTGTGGTGGTCCTTCGCCCTGGGGGCCGACTTCAGCGGCAACGGCACCGCGGTGGCCGCGAGCGCGAACGTCGTGGCCGTCGGCATCGCCGCCCGGACCGGCCATCGCATCGGCTTCTGGCAGTTCACCCGCTATGGCATCTTCGTCACCGCGCTGAGCATCACGATGGCGTGGGTGTACGTCTGGCTGCGCTACTTCGTCTGACACGCGCGAATGGCGAGTGGGCGGCCGAAGCGGGGAACGCGAGCCGACCTATGAGGCGGCCCGGACGCAGTGGAAGATCGCCGTGCCGGGGAGCAGCCGGCCGCGCAGCGGACTCCAGCCGCCCCACGTGCGGTCGTGCCCCGGCGGCCACTCCGGCTCGGTCAGGCCGGTCAGGACGAGACCGGAGGCGGCGATCAGGCCCACCCAGTCGCCCATCGTCCGGTGGTGCTCCACGTATGACGGCTCGCCGTCCTCGCCGAACTCGACGTACGGCGATCGGTCGAAGTAGGGCCGGTCGGCGGTCAGGCCGCGCGGGCCCGGATCGTCGGGGAAGGCCCACCGCACGGGATGGCTGACGGAGAACACGAACCGGCCGCCCGGCCGCAGCACCCTGCGCACCTCGGCGAGCACCGCCCCGGCGTCCGCCACGAACGGCAGCGCACCGTACGCCGAGCACGCGAGGTCGAACGACTCGTCCGCGAACGGCAGCGTCTCGGCGTCGGCCTGGACGACGGGCAGGGTCACCCCGGCGGACATGTCGATCCGCCGGGAGTGCTGCAACTGCCGGTAGGACAGGTCGACGGCGGCGACCGTCGCGCCCTGTCC
This region includes:
- a CDS encoding ArsB/NhaD family transporter; the encoded protein is MSAAVSFAIFVVAFAFIAAEKVHKVKVVLVAAGAMAVLGLIPGDEVFFSETAGIDWNVIFLLLGMMIIVGVVKHTGVFDYLAIWAAKKSKGRPYRLMVMLMIITAIASPFLDNVTTIMLVAPVTVVVCNRLGIPAQPYLIAEVLASNIGGAATLIGDPPNIIIGSRAGLTFNDFLVHMAPIVVVVFVVFVLLTRVLFRRSFRYSPERVAAVMALQERRAITDPRLLTRCMVVLGGVVAAFCLHPVLHVEPSIVALVGAGVMLLVSRADVPDVLREVEWGTLVFFMGLFVMVAGLVNTGVIATMGGWAVGALGGDHFLSATALLFGSGVLGAFFDNIPYVATMVPVVEEMVAQTPDPKTGQALWWSFALGADFSGNGTAVAASANVVAVGIAARTGHRIGFWQFTRYGIFVTALSITMAWVYVWLRYFV
- a CDS encoding class I SAM-dependent methyltransferase, which gives rise to MDFVGRRPVSRSQTSRANRGWWDGAADDYQAEHGGFLRDDGFVWCPEGLDEADARLLGDVAGRRVLEIGCGAGQCGRWLLGQGATVAAVDLSYRQLQHSRRIDMSAGVTLPVVQADAETLPFADESFDLACSAYGALPFVADAGAVLAEVRRVLRPGGRFVFSVSHPVRWAFPDDPGPRGLTADRPYFDRSPYVEFGEDGEPSYVEHHRTMGDWVGLIAASGLVLTGLTEPEWPPGHDRTWGGWSPLRGRLLPGTAIFHCVRAAS